One genomic segment of Pseudorasbora parva isolate DD20220531a chromosome 6, ASM2467924v1, whole genome shotgun sequence includes these proteins:
- the LOC137079493 gene encoding myosin-13-like — translation MNMAFSTVLQSHSTCRFEDLQRMEAVSRPLNEGIISICNICKSLKNVHVDPTTDMCSNFKQIREHIEHAELCLKTSETVIKEKLGNMDGHMEQLIRTKKNIEEQKKEKYNTLGKLQIEKNSAEEMLRYSKAVLQQAENSLEMAKYARRSAENRRNNGEGLAIAGGVVTFAVPIFGWIAGPVMLSEGVRELNEASEAISRAEQDQQKFDYQVKEKTRTVYEYQSKITSKQYEIEQTNRALKRIDGEIVDVQTHLEITGNIQEMVRKAVNLLSILSGRVNVLEKQTQRSIYWQPVVNTMEEVMKAVVDIASNRLLCGDCNPGIITTLRDNIRGLLALCNSPSVSDSYY, via the exons ATGAACATGGCTTTCTCCACAGTCCTCCAAAGTCATAG TACCTGCCGTTTTGAGGATTTGCAGCGTATGGAGGCAGTTTCTAGGCCGCTAAATGAGGGAATTATCTCTATCTGTAACATCTGCAAGTCCCTGAAGAATGTGCATGTCGATCCCACCACTGACATGTGCTCCAATTTTAAACAAATTAGGGAACATATTGAGCATGCTGAGCTGTGCCTAAAAACGTCAGAGACAGTGATTAAAGAAAAACTGGGTAATATGGATGGACACATGGAGCAACTTATTAGAAcgaaaaaaaatattgaggagcagaaaaaagaaaaatacaataCCCTAGGTAAATTACAAATAGAGAAAAATTCAGCTGAAGAAATGCTAAGGTATTCCAAAGCAGTTTTGCAACAGGCTGAAAACAGCTTAGAAATGGCAAAATATGCCCGGAGATCTGCAGAAAATAGGAGGAACAATGGTGAAGGTCTCGCAATTGCAGGCGGGGTGGTAACATTTGCAGTACCAATTTTTGGATGGATTGCTG GTCCAGTAATGCTGAGTGAGGGAGTGCGAGAATTAAACGAGGCTTCAGAAGCCATCAGTAGAGCTGAACAGGACCAACAAAAGTTTGACTATCAGGTGAAGGAAAAGACCAGAACCGTGTATGAATACCAGTCAAAGATCACTTCGAAACAATATGAAATTGAGCAGACCAATCGGGCATTGAAGAGGATTGATGGGGAGATTGTGGATGTTCAAACACATCTAGAGATCACAGGAAATATTCAGGAAATGGTCCGGAAAGCTGTGAATCTTCTGAGCATTCTCAGTGGAAGAGTCAATGTACTGGAGAAGCAAACTCAACGTTCCATCTACTGGCAGCCTGTGGTAAACACCATGGAAGAAGTGATGAAGGCAGTAGTAGATATTGCCAGTAATCGGCTCCTCTGTGGTGATTGTAATCCAGGCATTATTACTACATTGAGGGATAATATTAGAGGACTACTTGCTTTATGCAATTCACCCAGTGTTTCTGATAGTTATTATTAA